The following proteins are co-located in the Robbsia betulipollinis genome:
- a CDS encoding PKD domain-containing protein translates to MKMIKRIKKFQSCMVLAMSLGLGISGCGGGNHAASATDTTSLKAGAGAAEIVFPSALFANPGAVEGFGGTIHDNPHARVMVLETNSKVAIVALELVRTDADGVALVKDIVNQYTGTPKNNIWVHSNHTITTPHEPSDAALKSLWMASLKAAITTAAQNAATSFQPATAGFGTGTSDVNENRNVLMSDGQYHIGLGGTLASNKNMTILRVNAVSSGSPIGFIISYGVKPTAIDNAGQAAGVRQISSDVPGLASTMMEQQFGAPTLFLMGASGDQTPKYDALRAVDNGGGNVTDNVDFYPIVGMTYIIQQMTALGTQMGNDAIAIAKNIAASETHQIISYDTTTFQWPDSTQDALEDLQVDSIRFGNAAFIGFKPEIDAVTEQQLQAAALQLGFSHVMLDSFLAGDAKYMPHAAAYTAPLTVEAKKTGFAVGAAEELVTTSLKLLNGFLGSSPADTTPPSALTTLSTTAATTGPVTITVSGYDDLSGVAAITTPNGTIVQGTTATYSVTTNGTYNFTVTDNAANTATIPVTVSNITP, encoded by the coding sequence ATGAAAATGATAAAGAGAATCAAAAAGTTCCAGTCATGCATGGTTTTGGCCATGAGTTTGGGTCTGGGTATCTCTGGCTGTGGCGGAGGCAACCATGCCGCGTCCGCGACGGATACCACGAGCTTGAAAGCGGGCGCCGGTGCCGCGGAGATCGTGTTCCCGAGCGCGCTGTTCGCCAATCCAGGCGCGGTCGAAGGTTTCGGTGGAACGATCCACGACAATCCCCACGCCAGAGTGATGGTGTTGGAAACGAACAGCAAGGTTGCGATCGTTGCGCTGGAACTGGTAAGAACCGACGCCGATGGCGTTGCCCTCGTCAAGGACATCGTCAATCAATATACCGGTACGCCGAAGAACAATATCTGGGTGCATTCGAATCACACGATCACCACGCCGCACGAGCCGAGCGATGCCGCCCTGAAGAGCTTGTGGATGGCGTCCCTCAAAGCCGCGATCACCACCGCCGCGCAAAACGCCGCGACATCGTTCCAGCCGGCCACCGCGGGGTTCGGCACCGGGACCAGCGACGTGAATGAAAATCGAAACGTCCTGATGTCGGACGGCCAATATCATATCGGTCTGGGCGGCACGCTGGCATCCAACAAAAACATGACGATTCTGCGGGTGAACGCCGTGTCGTCCGGCAGCCCGATCGGTTTTATCATCAGCTATGGCGTCAAGCCGACAGCCATCGATAACGCAGGGCAGGCCGCGGGCGTTCGGCAGATCTCGTCCGATGTGCCGGGCTTGGCCAGCACCATGATGGAACAGCAGTTTGGCGCGCCCACATTGTTCCTGATGGGCGCCAGCGGGGACCAGACGCCGAAATACGATGCCTTGCGCGCCGTGGACAACGGCGGCGGCAATGTGACGGACAACGTCGACTTCTATCCCATCGTCGGCATGACCTACATCATTCAACAAATGACGGCGCTGGGCACGCAGATGGGTAACGATGCGATCGCCATCGCGAAAAACATCGCGGCCAGCGAGACCCACCAGATCATTTCCTACGACACCACAACCTTCCAGTGGCCGGATTCGACGCAGGATGCCCTGGAGGACCTGCAGGTGGATTCCATCCGCTTCGGCAACGCGGCGTTCATCGGATTCAAGCCGGAGATCGATGCGGTGACCGAGCAGCAGTTGCAGGCAGCGGCGCTGCAATTGGGCTTCTCGCATGTGATGCTCGACTCGTTCCTCGCCGGCGATGCGAAATACATGCCGCATGCGGCAGCCTATACCGCGCCTTTGACGGTCGAAGCGAAAAAGACCGGTTTCGCGGTGGGTGCAGCCGAGGAGCTGGTGACGACATCGCTGAAACTGTTGAACGGTTTTCTGGGATCGAGTCCTGCCGACACGACGCCGCCGTCGGCTCTGACGACGCTGTCGACGACGGCTGCCACCACCGGGCCGGTGACGATCACCGTATCGGGCTACGATGATCTCAGCGGCGTCGCGGCCATCACGACGCCAAATGGCACCATCGTTCAGGGGACCACTGCGACTTATTCCGTCACCACGAATGGAACCTACAACTTCACCGTCACGGATAATGCCGCGAATACCGCGACCATTCCGGTGACCGTGTCGAACATCACGCCCTAG
- the vapC gene encoding type II toxin-antitoxin system tRNA(fMet)-specific endonuclease VapC, with translation MLKYMLDTNICIFTIKNKPSYVRDRFNRYHGQLCVSAITLMELFYGAEKSAMPEKNLAVVEGFATRLDVLNYDHDAAAHCGQLRAELAKAGKPIGPYDQMIAGHARAEGLILVTNNLREFERVPGLRVEDWTEAGI, from the coding sequence ATGCTGAAGTACATGCTCGACACCAATATTTGCATCTTCACGATAAAAAACAAGCCGAGTTACGTGCGAGATCGCTTCAATCGATACCATGGGCAGCTGTGCGTTAGTGCCATCACGTTGATGGAGTTATTTTACGGTGCGGAAAAATCAGCCATGCCCGAGAAGAATCTCGCCGTCGTGGAAGGCTTTGCAACGCGGCTCGATGTGCTGAATTATGATCACGATGCCGCTGCACACTGCGGCCAGCTCAGGGCGGAGCTGGCGAAGGCAGGAAAGCCAATCGGCCCATATGACCAGATGATTGCGGGACATGCTCGGGCTGAAGGTCTCATCCTGGTCACAAACAACCTACGCGAGTTCGAGCGGGTACCGGGTCTGCGTGTCGAAGACTGGACAGAAGCAGGTATCTAG
- a CDS encoding metallophosphoesterase family protein, translating into MRVAAISDIHGNLPALQAILGHIRTQNVDLVVNLGDIASGSLYPSQTGDFLSPLGYPTIKGNHERQLLAGVVVNMGESDAYTYRQLRQDQLEWIENLPTSLRIAQDVLLVHGTPASDLEYFLETVTSDGCRQATQQEVEARAGTADGEELILCGHTHIQRSVQLSDGRLVVNPGSVGLQAYSDVHPFPHKIETGSPHARYAIATRLATRWTVEFHSVEYDWASAADVCRVNGRPSWATPVSAGLINLR; encoded by the coding sequence ATGCGAGTCGCTGCAATTTCCGATATCCATGGGAACCTACCGGCCTTACAAGCCATACTCGGTCACATCCGGACGCAGAACGTCGACCTCGTTGTCAATCTTGGCGATATAGCATCAGGCTCGCTTTACCCGTCGCAAACGGGGGACTTCTTATCCCCGCTTGGTTACCCGACAATCAAAGGAAATCACGAACGGCAGTTGTTGGCCGGTGTAGTCGTGAATATGGGCGAGTCAGATGCTTACACTTACAGGCAATTGCGGCAAGACCAACTGGAGTGGATAGAAAACCTTCCCACGTCATTGCGGATAGCGCAAGACGTACTGCTGGTACATGGAACCCCTGCCAGTGACCTAGAATATTTCCTTGAAACAGTAACATCCGACGGGTGCCGTCAGGCAACACAGCAAGAAGTCGAAGCAAGAGCCGGTACAGCCGATGGAGAGGAGTTGATATTATGCGGGCACACGCATATTCAACGCTCAGTGCAACTGTCCGATGGACGCCTTGTCGTCAATCCGGGGAGCGTAGGTTTACAAGCGTATAGCGACGTTCATCCTTTTCCGCACAAGATCGAAACAGGCTCTCCGCACGCACGTTATGCAATAGCGACGCGCTTGGCAACGCGATGGACCGTTGAGTTTCATTCGGTCGAATATGACTGGGCGTCCGCCGCCGATGTATGCAGAGTGAATGGTCGCCCTAGTTGGGCAACTCCGGTAAGCGCTGGACTCATTAACCTACGCTAA
- a CDS encoding O-methyltransferase codes for MDEKKWDALDALFCEALVPSDAALDAALRSSAEAGLPAIGVSANQGKFLHLLALMQGASRILEIGTLGGYSTIWMGRALPADGTLVSLEINEDYARIARDNLARANLSSVAHVVVGAAAESLQHLIDEQSPPFDMIFMDADKKSYPRYLELSLHLLRPGGIIVGDNVARRGRILTPGTDDADVVGLRRFFDMLAQDKRLTTTALQTVGSKGWDGFSLTRMASHPA; via the coding sequence ATGGACGAAAAAAAGTGGGACGCGCTGGACGCGCTGTTTTGCGAGGCACTGGTACCTTCGGACGCGGCGCTGGACGCCGCGCTACGCAGCAGCGCCGAGGCGGGTCTGCCGGCGATCGGCGTGTCGGCCAACCAGGGCAAATTTCTTCACCTTCTCGCCCTGATGCAGGGCGCGTCCCGCATACTCGAAATCGGCACGCTGGGCGGATACAGCACCATCTGGATGGGGCGCGCCTTGCCCGCCGACGGCACGCTCGTGTCGCTCGAAATCAACGAGGATTACGCGCGCATCGCCCGGGACAATCTCGCGCGCGCGAACCTGTCATCCGTCGCGCACGTGGTTGTCGGCGCCGCGGCGGAAAGTCTGCAGCACCTGATCGATGAGCAAAGCCCGCCGTTCGACATGATCTTCATGGACGCCGACAAGAAAAGTTACCCCCGGTACCTGGAACTGTCGCTGCACCTGCTGCGACCCGGCGGCATCATCGTCGGCGACAACGTGGCGCGACGCGGCCGGATTCTCACGCCGGGTACGGACGACGCGGATGTCGTCGGACTGCGCAGGTTCTTCGACATGCTGGCGCAGGACAAGCGTTTGACGACCACGGCGCTGCAAACGGTGGGCAGCAAGGGCTGGGACGGGTTTTCCTTGACCCGGATGGCAAGCCACCCGGCTTGA
- a CDS encoding type II toxin-antitoxin system HicB family antitoxin, with translation MHLKNGPATTEGTPARYLRCKSEITVNAREAVEAHFAGGEIVPPPSGARKLATQADFQGGFWMLIDSALSKLSTQAVRLNISLPERLVQPIDRTASALRMSRSAFLELAAEHEMAQGRA, from the coding sequence TTGCACCTGAAGAATGGTCCCGCTACTACGGAAGGCACACCGGCGCGCTACCTTCGTTGCAAAAGCGAGATCACGGTAAATGCACGGGAGGCTGTGGAGGCGCATTTCGCAGGCGGGGAGATCGTTCCCCCGCCGTCCGGCGCCAGAAAGCTTGCGACACAGGCTGACTTCCAGGGAGGGTTTTGGATGCTTATCGATAGTGCTTTGTCCAAACTCAGCACTCAGGCGGTACGGCTAAATATCAGCCTGCCGGAGCGACTAGTTCAGCCAATAGATCGCACAGCAAGCGCCTTGCGCATGTCTCGCTCAGCATTCCTCGAACTCGCGGCGGAACATGAAATGGCGCAAGGGCGGGCTTGA
- a CDS encoding type II toxin-antitoxin system VapC family toxin translates to MMFLLDTNVISELRVPARADVNVLAWAASQPLAAQFISAITVFELEMGVLRKERKDAAQGAVLRSWLDGKVLPMFADRVLDFDQVAAIQCAKLHVPDLRAERDALIAATAIVHGMTVVTRNTADFRSTGVSLFNPWMNSR, encoded by the coding sequence CTGATGTTCTTGCTCGACACGAACGTCATATCGGAACTGCGGGTACCCGCGCGCGCGGACGTGAACGTGCTTGCATGGGCAGCATCGCAACCGCTTGCCGCACAGTTCATTTCAGCGATTACCGTTTTCGAACTCGAAATGGGCGTTTTGCGGAAAGAACGCAAGGACGCAGCGCAGGGGGCGGTCCTGCGGTCCTGGCTGGATGGCAAGGTCTTGCCCATGTTCGCCGATCGAGTATTAGACTTCGATCAGGTTGCGGCAATCCAATGTGCCAAGTTGCACGTCCCCGACCTGCGCGCCGAGCGCGATGCGCTGATCGCTGCTACCGCGATTGTTCATGGAATGACGGTCGTGACACGTAATACTGCCGATTTCCGTTCGACCGGGGTTTCGCTCTTCAATCCTTGGATGAACTCGCGATAG
- a CDS encoding type II toxin-antitoxin system Phd/YefM family antitoxin — MTVLTMTSREFNQSASEAKKTALKGPVFITDRGRPSHVLLSIDEYRKLSGGTMTLADALAQSDECDIDFEAPRVGGLFREADLS, encoded by the coding sequence ATGACCGTGCTAACCATGACCAGTCGGGAATTTAATCAGTCGGCAAGTGAAGCAAAGAAAACGGCTCTCAAAGGTCCGGTTTTCATTACCGACCGCGGCAGGCCGTCCCACGTCCTTTTGAGCATCGACGAGTATCGGAAACTGTCTGGTGGGACGATGACCCTTGCCGATGCATTGGCACAATCTGACGAATGCGACATCGATTTTGAAGCGCCGCGTGTTGGCGGACTCTTTCGAGAGGCAGACCTTTCCTGA
- the vapB gene encoding type II toxin-antitoxin system VapB family antitoxin produces the protein MEQGAVFKSNRSQAVRLPKSVALPDGVTRVDVVAVGRTRILTPAGESWNSWFDGDSVSADFMSTREQPDEQQREAF, from the coding sequence ATGGAACAGGGAGCCGTTTTCAAAAGCAACCGCAGTCAAGCCGTGCGGCTGCCTAAATCCGTGGCGCTGCCGGATGGGGTAACGCGAGTCGATGTCGTTGCCGTGGGCCGTACTCGCATTCTTACGCCCGCAGGAGAGTCATGGAACAGCTGGTTTGATGGTGACAGCGTCAGTGCGGACTTTATGTCCACGCGCGAGCAACCAGACGAGCAGCAGCGCGAGGCATTTTGA